TGCCAGCCCTCGCTGCCCAGCTCGCCGGCGGGCATGCCGTTGTAGATCCGCTCGCCGCGGGTCCGTGGCGAGCGCTGGGGTTTGATGCGGTTCATTCACAGCTCCTTGCGGAGATCCCGGAGGATCTCCTTCGTGCGATGTGCCGTGGCGGCCTGCGCCGCCATGCGGTCCATGACCTCGAGATGGGTCGCCACCTCGGCGCGCGCGTCCAGATAGACGGCGCCGGTCAGGTACTCGCTGTAGACCATGTCCGGCAGTTCCGGCATGGCGAATCGGAACAGCACGAAGGGCCCGTAGGTGCCGGGGTGCGGCCCGTTGGAGAACGGGGCGACCTGCAGCGTCACGTTGGGCAGCTTCGTGGCCTCGAGCAGCCTGTCGATCTGGGCACGCATCACCTCCGGGCCCCCGACGGGGCGGCGCAGCGCGGTCTCGTCCATCACGACCCACAGCCGGGGCGCGTCCTTGCGGGTGAGCAGTTCCTGGCGTTGCATGCGCAGGTCGACGTGGCGCTCGATGTCGTCGGGCCTGGTCTGCCCGATGGCCCCCGAGCGCAGCACGCCACGCGCGTAGTCCTCGGTCTGCAGCACTCCCGGGACGAAGTGCGGCTCGTAGGAGCGGATCAGGGCGGCGGCGCCCTCCAGGCTGACGTACAGCGAGAACCAGCCGGGCAGGATGTCGTGGAAGCGCTGCCACCACCCCGGCTTGTTGGCGTCCTCGGCCAGCCGCACGAAGGCTTCGGCCTCCTCGTCACCGACGCCGTACGCCTTCAGCAGGAGCTGGAGGTACGGGATCTTGAGGGCGACCTCGGCCATCTCCATCCGGCGGACGGTGGCGGGGGCGACGCGCAGGATGCGGGCGGCTTCCTCACGCTTGAGGCCCGCGCGTTCCCGCAGGTCCAGCAGGCGCC
The Streptomyces sp. NBC_01723 genome window above contains:
- a CDS encoding helix-turn-helix domain-containing protein, encoding MSEPRSAPTVGQVVLGRRLLDLRERAGLKREEAARILRVAPATVRRMEMAEVALKIPYLQLLLKAYGVGDEEAEAFVRLAEDANKPGWWQRFHDILPGWFSLYVSLEGAAALIRSYEPHFVPGVLQTEDYARGVLRSGAIGQTRPDDIERHVDLRMQRQELLTRKDAPRLWVVMDETALRRPVGGPEVMRAQIDRLLEATKLPNVTLQVAPFSNGPHPGTYGPFVLFRFAMPELPDMVYSEYLTGAVYLDARAEVATHLEVMDRMAAQAATAHRTKEILRDLRKEL